The Leishmania mexicana MHOM/GT/2001/U1103 complete genome, chromosome 29 DNA window acccacaccacacacaacTTCATCGCCATTTTGCCACATCATTTTTTTTTATACAGGAACGATACTGCCCTCTGCGTAGTGCATACCGAAGGGTAAGTGCTAGAGAGAGAGTACGGTCATCGGGTCCCTGGCGCGACTTaggcagcagtagcagcagccgcgtcgtgcTCGCTTCCTTGGGGAGCCGGCTGGCACTCGGACGACGTTCGCGAGGATTTTCGCCATCGCTAGTGCCGACGGCGTCCACGTTGCCATTTTCTACCCCCATTCTACTCGCACGCCATCCAAAAGGAAAGCTAATCAAAATCAGCACCGAATAAGGCAACAGCACCCAATAACGAAACAGCCTTTCATCATTTTGTCTATCTTGTGTCCCTATCTACATGTCGGAGCAGCGCATCACTGTCGCGGTGCGTATTCGTCCGCCCATCGGGTGCGAGCGCTACGAGCCCGTGTGTGCTCGCAAAGCCGACGATGACCAGACCATCACCATCAGCGCAGAGGAAACGTCCGCGAGCGTCGACGGTGTCAGCGTCTTTCAGTTCGACTATGTCTTCGACGAGACCGACGACCAGGTCGCTGTGTACGAGGAAAGCGTGCAGGAGATGGTCGATCACGCCCTCTCGGGCTTCAACGCCACCGTCTTCACGTACGGCCAAACTGGCTCAGGCAAGACCTACACCATTCTAGGAAGCAAATCAGCGGACGGCAAAGTCACGGAAGGGTCCGGTGCCTTCATGCGCGTCTTCGACGACCTGTTCACGTACAGAGAATCCGTCAAGGACCGCGTCCACATGGTCATCACCCTCTCCGCACTGGAGTTGTACGTTGAGGACGTTATGGACTTGCTAATGGACAAGAAGAAGCTGAAGCTACGCGAGACACCGGAGGAGACGATCACCGTCGGCATCCACACAGTGGAGGTACACACCATGGCGGATGTCGAGCGCAACTTCGACGTTGCAAACTCCTTCCGTTCCGTGACGGCCACGAAGATGAACGACACTAGTTCCCGCAGCCACGCGCTCTTCTTCATTGACATTTTCCAAATTCCGGTGGAGAAgttgctgcagccgccgaagCTGTCCCAGCTCATTGACGAAACGGGCATGTCTCTGTCCAAGGGTGTTCCCGGTGTCATCAAGTCCCGCATCGCGCTCGTTGATCTCGCCGGCAGCGAGCGAGTGAAGCGCTCCGGTGCTACTGGGCAAGCCATGGTGGAGGCCCAGGCAATTAATAAGTCGCTCTCCACCCTCGGCACGGTCATCAACGCCATGTATCTGCAGAATCCGCACATTCCGTTCCGCGAGTCAAAGCTGACCAAGTTGCTGAAGCCGTGCTTTGTCGATACCACCTCGCGTCTGCTACTGATCGGGcaggtggcgccgccgtcaaACAGCGCCTCCGAGTCACTGGGGACTCTTCGCTTCTGCGACCGTGTCAAAGGACTCAAGGCGGGACAGGTCATGGGCTTCACCGATCCAGCCGCCGAAGAGGCCTTTCTGCAGTCGCGCCGCGTcaacgaggagctgctggccgAGATGCACATCCTCCAGGCGCAGTACTACTACGAGGCGGTGAACGTACGGCGCCTCGCAGCGGCCAAAAACGTGcctgtggagcaggagcggcagcgcatcgTGGCAGAGCTCCaggccggcgctgcggatgTCGTGGCGCGCAAGGAGCGTGAaatgctggagaaggcggagcgcaaGGCGATTGCGCAGCGcgacgcggaggtggagtCGTTTGTGCTGCACATGAACTCTCTCATCGAGGAGTACGAGCAAGTCGCCCACGCCGtcaagagggagaagaaggcaCAGAAGAAGCTGcgggaggagcaggaggcggagcacgAGGTGCGGCTGCATGAGGCCAAAAAGGCCAAGAAGCACCGGCTCAAGATGCAGGAGGCCGTCGCGGAGGCACGGCAAAACCTCGAGGCCCTGGACAGGGAGCTCGAGGCTCTCGATGGGCAGATCGAGGTGGTGGGAAAAGAGCGCGCGGCTGGTGTGATCGACAGCGTCGACGATGATGCTGCGTCTCCCAACAAAGCGATGGATAGCGAGGCCGAGGAGACCACGCACGGTCTCGTGGAGTCCTTTTACAGCCACGCGACGGAGCAGAGCCGTCTCTACTCGATGTTTGTTTCGCGACTGGCTTCCACGAGACGGGAGCGGTCGCGAGTGCGACGGATGAAGCTAATGAGCTCCACCTTAGTGACGGATGGCACTCTCCTGTACGACCTGATCTCTTTTCTCATCGATCGCGCCGTCGACGTGTCGGAGGGCGACCTGCCGCTTGGGGCTAAGTGGGGCTGGCACGACGTCGACGGCCTTAGCCAGCGTCTCCTCTGCGCAGACGAGATGTACCCGCCCCTGTTGCCGTCCGCGTGGGAGCAGCTCCACGAGGAGGCCAAGCCGTGCCTGGAGCAGCCGCACAGCATCACCTTCCTCAGCTCTGACGAGAGCGATGGTGAGCACTCGCACCACGCCGCGGAGTCTCGCCGCATCCGGCAGAttcgcgacgccgccgccgccgccaaggcgGAAAGCCTGTGCGCCTTACACGCCTACGACGAGGGTGACAGGAAGCGCGAGACGAGTAGCGGGGGGGGATCTGATGGAGACGGCCGTGACGGGAAGAAGATTAGCCAGAAATCGGCTGGTACCCCgacgccgcacgcgcaccagtCGGACTGGATGAATGGCCAGCTTCTAGggcagacgccgccgcaggaTGCGGCGCTGGGGGTAGCGAATACAGTAGAAGATGCGCTGCCTGTGGCGAcgaaggcacgcacacatagaAAGAAGAAGGACGAGGCAGCTGCGGCTTCTGTTGTGTCTCCGAGTAACGGGAGCGGCGATGCATCGactcgcggcgcagcggcagcctcTGCGGCACACTCTCCGGAGGAAAGGCCAGGCCGACACGGCAAATCAAAGGGTGTCCCGGCTGCAATGGCGGCCGGATCAGAGGACAGATCTAGCGATGAGTCCGGTGACGAGTCGAGTGGGACAGagtcctcgtcgtcgccatcaGAGAGCGACACTGGGGAGGAGTCCCCGGAGGAAGCAGCCGCTGCGAAGGGTGCCGCCAACAAGGATCAGAAGAACGAAGCGCATGACGCTGCGCGCAAAGGCAGAGGCGTCGAGGAGGATGCGCTCCCGGTGGACGCGCCGAACCCATCCTACCAAGAAAAGGACTCCCGCGCACTGATGAAGGTGTACGACTCGCCGACCCTCGTGCAAGACCTCATCCGGTTCCTCCGGAGCGGTTCCCGCATGCTCaagcactgccgccgcggcaagcCCCATGCGCGCGTCTTCTGGGTCTCCACGCAGCGTGGAAAGAAGGAGCTCTTCTGGAAGGAGCCGGACTCGCGGAACGCTGACTGCTCGTGCATTCAGCTGTGCGACGTCAGCTTCATCCAGCTTGGGTGCTTTGGTAAAGTGTTTTCCCGCCACCGCATTCCGCCCACTGATCCCGCTTTCTTCCGCGCCTTTACGATCGGGCTGAAGCATGGCGGGCGAACAGTGGACATCGTGGCAGAGACGCTGCCCGACTACGAGGCGTGGGTGGTTGGTCTCTCAcacctcgtcggcgtcgacCCCGTCTGGGGCGGCAAGATCGACCTCACGATGGAGGTTGGCACCGATCGCCTCACCTATTTCGAGTCGAGCGTATGTGAGGCAAACTACATTCACCCCTTGGAGTACCTGGAGCTGAAGAAGCGTGTGCAGCACGTCGCGACACGCACGATGCAAGTGCTTGAGGAGTTCGGCAAAGACACCGCGCGTGCCCAGGCGATCCTCGGCGGCATCCATCCACCTGCTGTGAACAACAACTGTGCAGTGTACATGACGAAAGGCGAGCTGAGGTTTTTGTTGCCCGACACCTTCGACATTATTCGTGTGTCGCGACTGTGGATGCTCTTCCAGCAGATGAACCTCATCTACGACGACAACTTCACCCCCGCTACTGCGTTCGGCATCACGGTGCGAGAGTCGTGAAGTTGCATGGCTGCCAGGATGGAGCGACTTTTCACTTGCCAGGCTATACGGCTGTCCTATGTACGTGTCGAGCTGttcctgtgcgcgcgcgtgcgagtCTGCATGAGTTTATCTGCGCTCAATCATGCAGCGCGTGACTGTGCGGGTGCAGCTCAGGTGACCCGCAGCTCCTGCTTTAGGCGTGCCCACCGGCGTACGCAATCCTCTCGTTCTCGCTTACAGCGTCATTATAAACAGAGTCATCAGAGGCGAAGAGGCACACCGCTGCCCCGGGCAGTTGTCTACGCGAGGGCATTGGCGCCGGGCGGCCCGCCCCGCCCTTTGCGACTCTCAACCTATATGCATATTCGTACTTGCTTGTGGGACTCCGCTTCTCAATTGGGGCACCGGAGCCTTGAGAAGAAGCGAAGAAGATTTCTGCAGTGCGCGCTTCTGGGCAGGAACGCTCAGGGGTGGTGATGAGGGTGCCGGCAGGTCTACACGGTTGCACTGATCACTGTcatgcatgcgcgcgtgtgcgacaGGGTAAATGGCATCATTATCATCATCGCACCGCACGTTTTGCACGTTGGCTGGTCTTCTATCATTATTATTATTACCTCTGCCCTCATTTTGTGCGTGCTTGCACATGTGTTTGGACTTTTTTTTGGTCAAACTCCACCGACCCACGGCCGAGGGTCCATTCTTTCCTTTCTTCCGTCTGTTCGTCCTTTGCGCCTGACGTGGTTGGCGGACCGTTACCTTCCGCCGGTTGGGTGCCGCCATCGCCCCTGCTTTGCTTGCCCTTTGTACACCTCAGGTGTTGGTGTTGGCCTTTTTACAAAAGATGTATGAtgacacacatacacacatataacTATATAACTATATATAGTTATATGTATCGGTTAGCGGCGCGGGTGCCTCGTGCGCGACACTCGGTCCTTCCTTCTTTTCCTTCCCGTTTTGGCCGTGTTTTGAATGCCTCTGCGACGTGTTTGCGTTTCTCCAGCatcgtctccctctctgcctttccGATATCCTGGCCTCGTTGTGCTCGTCCACGTTCGCGGTAGGAGGGGCTGCGTGGAGAGTGGCGGGcgtccctttttttccctctTCGTTGTTGTCAGAGGCACacgacgcgtgcgcgctcacTCTCCCGCTTGATCTCtcttcttttcttttttccccctctctcttgtgtACATTGCGCGATGTCCAATGCTGAGTCGGAGGCTTCTGTGGACGTGCTCATCGAGggagcggtgctgcggcgtaTAATCTGTTCTCTCTAAAGTAAAGGTCGGATAGAGGAAGGTGGACGGAAGCGTGACACCGGCTGGAGAGCGAAGAGAGAGCCGGCGAACGTAAAGGCCCGTGCAAAGGATGGCTAGCGATGGATCGCTCTCACTCTCTTGGACCATTCTGCATACACATACAGCCATCCACGTGGATTTTGTGGATGTTTTTCTGGATGAAAGTGTGTCACAAAAAACGTTTTGGCCACCGCGCCCACGGGCCCTATAATGTAGATGCACACTAGATGATGGGTGTGCCTGTGAGCGGTagcagctgcagcttctATCGCGTTTATGTGTCTTCCGCTCACATGGCGTCAGCGTGTATGGCTACCTGCGATGTGGGTATAGCACGAGTGtgagaggaggtggcgaagACGGCGATGGGGAGTAGCAAGGATTACCGGGAGCAGGCGGAAGGGCGCATGGCGGGAGGGTCACTTCCGGCGAAGCAAGGCTGCGGCTTatgttttctgttttctttgcACCACTGCGCTATGTTCATCGGCGTTCTTTTAGTGAATCGACTCTTTTTCGCTGTCCGTGCTGatgctccctctctctccctctccctcccccctgcaTGTGCATGCTGGCCTCCATGGGCGAGTGCGTGTGAAGTTCCCAGTATTCGTCTCTCGTCACACTCCAGTTTCTTCACTCGCTCTCTGCCATTCAGCCTTCATGACTCTACGGGTGTGGACATACatttcctctctctcaccctctcACCGTAGCAACAGCCTCTGCCGTACGTGCTTCGTGTAACGTCCTCTTTCGCTTCGCTTGTTGCCGTCGTTTTACGCCACGCTCCCCTCCGTCTGTCCTCTCCACTCtacccacccccctcctcttctccacgCGACCACCGCCTCCTTTTCTCTGTTCATCGTCTTGCGCCTGCTTGTTCGCGATAATGCCTCAATGAACATTACCCGCGATGACTTTCAACGGATTTTCTTTCCCTTTGCTACAGAGTGCATCCACCGTTGTGCACATCTCCATTTACTTGTCCCCTTGTGTGCGCCGCTTTCAAGCCCATCTTTACGTGCGTGCTGTGTGCTTTGACCTCGCCTCCTTCCCCTGCGCTCCTACCCCCCGAGCAATCAGGCTGGTGCTCGCCAGCCTACCGTTGCCTGGGAATCTCTgccaccacccccgcctctcttGACTATGCATCGATATATATTCAGCTCATTGGGGCACATGTTTACCAGACTGCGCATACAGGTTTGGCGGACACATGCATAGTATCCGTGTTTCTTACCTGAACATACGCTCTCTTTTTCGCACGTGTCcatccagcagcgcctgatgactgggggtggggcggggcgcGCACCTCAGCGCGTCGTATCCTCAGGGCccagcacaccgcctccgccgggAAGCCAGGCCGCCCCTATCCATTGCCCGTGGCGAGCTGCGTCCGGCGGTGACGCGGTCACGCACCCAGGACGTGGGGAGCTgcgagcgatgcatcgccgCTGATGTCTGCGGTGGGAGACTGGACGGCGTTGCATCGTCGCGgcctgcgacagcgaacacgtctgcgccaccCACATGGTGGACGAGGTGTGTGAGCGTGGCTGGCGCGTGTCCCACCcggccgtgacgctgccTCCTGGTGCggggagcctgcgccacggcgagggcgatgcgcgagggaggggtggcggccggcggaGCGGGTGGCCGCTGTGTAGctcgaggcagcggccgtgctcgGGTGACGgtgtcggcgcattgctgtggCGCGTGTGGCCCCCGCTGCCTGGCGCCACGCGATGTGGCCCGTTGCATGGGAcggggagaggcgggggtgctgcacggcagcggaTGGCCATGGTGAGGACGAGCTGATCGCTGGAGTCGAGCGAAgcggaagagcagcagcagagtaCCTGGAAGGCACAGCAGTGCCGTGGCTTCAACAGCTGAGGTTGTTGCTGCACCTTGGTAGATGCAGCATTATGAGTTGCGCTGACCGTTGTGCGTTGCACGTACGCTCATGCGCTTTGCAGGTAgcgcccctccacccctcccactggctggccgcctccctctctctcgcgtctCATTTGCCTTTCTGTGGCTGTTCTCCGCTGTGTTGGGtctctgcagccgcacctgctccgacacacacgcacacaaaaccCGCGTCCCTGACACCGTCTATCCAGTGCACGACACACGCCCATACGCGCACGTGAAAAGCAAGCGACACGCTCTCCTTTGCTCTTTCCACGTGCTCCTGCTGTTTGTTGCCACCATACCCTCGACGACGCCTCGCCTGGCCATCACCCCTGTGCCACATACTCCCTGAGCGCCGTGTAGACCTCACTGGAGCGAGgctggcacacgcacactgaCTCACTCCTTGCATACGTTCTCCCGCTTCAACAGTGCTGCTCTGCTCCGTTCTTGGGCGTCGTtgcgcactgctgcccaTCATGCCTGCGCCTGTCAGTCTCCGTCTGCCTCTCACAGCGCTGTGCCTCCTGGTGCTCAGCTCTGCGCTGTGCGTGACTGAGGTACTCGGATGGGGCTGCGTGGGCCACATGCTCTTCGCCGAGAtcgcgcgccgccagctggACGATAAAAACAAGGAAAAGATTCAGGTGATGGCGGCAGTATTTTCGGACAACGGTCCGTTCCCGACGTCCCCGGACATGGTGCAAGCGGCATGCTGGGCGGATGACGTGAAGCTTTGGCGTCAGTACGCCATGCGCACGTGGCACTATTACGATAAGGTGTACAACCCCGAAAACATCAATATCACCGATCCGGTCGATACAGTGAACGCCCTGACCGCGAGCCGCAGTATGGTGACCTCGCTTAAGAACCCGAAAGCGCCGCTGTACTTGTTGAACTTTGCTTGGGTGAACCTGGTGCACATCTTTGGCGATCTGCATCAGCCCCTGCACACGATATCTAGGTACTCTGCCACATACCCGCACGGGGATCAAGGAGGCAACGCGGTTACGGTTCGTGCAGGCAGAAGAAAGGTGAAGCTGCATGCCCTCTGGGATAATATTTGCACTGCCACGCCTCCACGCTACCAGCGGCCCCTCTCCTACACCGACCTCTTCGCCCTCTCTGCGACAGCGGACCGGCTGCTGGAAACTTACACGTTTTCAGAGAAGTTGCGGACACTCGTGAGCGTGAAGGCGATTCATGAGGAGAGCTACATGTTTGCGGTAAACAGCAGCTACCCCGGCGTCACACCAGGTGCGACTCTCAGTGATGCCTACCTTGATCAATGCAAGCGTGTCGCTGAGGCTCGACTGACGCTTGGCGGATACCGCCTCGGCTACCTTCTGAATCAGCTGCTGTCGGGCATCAATGTGGACGAGGCCGCACTGGAGGCGCACCGCGCTGCGCGTCCGAAGTGGAGCGCGTAAACTGCGGGTGGCCAGCAGCCGCTACGGCTGGGAGGCCACTTGCACTGAGGCGGAGTGTGTGCCTGCAcctgcacgtgtgcgagcgTGAGTGAGCGCCGGGGCAAGCGGCGAAGGGCTGGCGTCGTGTCCCTTTTGCTCTGTGTGCATGGCCTCGGGCTATGGATCGGCAGCGaggggcgagagcgaggaaCTGCGTTGTCGTCGGCATGTGTCCGCTCTACTTCTGTGgcatgcgcagctgctcacctctttcctctccgtgtctgtgtggcaGCGCCTGATGactgggggtggggtggggcgcaCACCTCAGCGCGTCGTATCCTCAGGGCccagcacaccgcctccgccgggAAGCCAGGCCGCCCCTATCCATTGCCCGTGGCGAGCTGCGTCCGGCGGTGACGCGGTCACGCACCCAGGACGTGGGGAGCTgcgagcgatgcatcgccgCTGATGTCTGCGGTGGGAGACTGGACGGCGTTGCATCGTCGCGgcctgcgacagcgaacacgtctgcgccaccCACATGGTGGACGAGGTGTGTGAGCGTGGCTGGCGCGTGTCCCACCcggccgtgacgctgccTCCTGGTGCGGGGAGCCGGCGCCACGGCGAGGGCGAtgcgcgagggaggggtggcggccggcggaGCGGGTGGCCGCTGTGTAGctcgaggcagcggccgtgctcgGGTGACGgtgtcggcgcattgctgtggCGCGTGTGGCCCCCGCTGCCTGGCGCCACGCGATGTGGCCCGTTGCATGGGAcggggagaggcgggggtgctgcacggcagcggaTGGCCATGGTGAGGACGAGCTGATCGCTGGAGTCGAGCGAAgcggaagagcagcagcagagtaCCTGGAAGGCACAGCAGTGCCGTGGCTTCAACAGCTGAGGTTGTTGCTGCACCTTGGTAGATGCAGCATTATGAGTTGCGCTGAAAGGTGTGCGTTGCACGTACGCTCATGCGCTTTGCAGGTAgcgcccctccacccctcccactggctggccgcctccctctctctcgcgtctCATTTGCCTTTCTGTGGCTGTTCTCCGCTGTGTTGGGtctctgcagccgcacctgctccgacacacacgcacacaaaaccCGCGTCCCTGACACCGTCTATCCAGTGCACGACACACGCCCATACGCGCACGTGAAAAGCAAGCGACACGCTCTCCTTTGCTCTTTCCACGTGCTCCTGCTGTTTGTTGCCACCATACCCTCGACGACGCCTCGCCTGGCCATCACCCCTGTGCCACATACTCCCTGAGCGCCGTGTAGACCTCACTGGAGCGAGgctggcacacgcacactgaCTCACTCCTTGCATACGTTCTCCCGCTTCAACAGTGCTGCTCTGCTCCGTTCTTGGGCGTCGTtgcgcactgctgcccaTCATGCCTGCGCCTGTCAGTCTCCGTCTGCCTCTCACAGCGCTGTGCCTCCTGGTGCTCAGCTCTGCGCTGTGCGTGACTGAGGTACTCGGATGGGGCTGCGTGGGCCACATGCTCCTCGCTGAGAtcgcgcgccgccagctggACATCGCGAATGAGGAAAAGATCCAGAAGATGGCGGCAGTATTTTCGGACAACGGTCCGTTCCCGATGTCCCCGAGCATGGTGCAAGCGGCATGCTGGGCGGATGACGTGAAGTTTTGGCGTCAGTACGCCATGAGCACGTGGCACTTCTACGCCGTGCCATATAACCCCGAAAACATGAATATCACCGATCCGGTCAATAAAGTGAACGCCGTCACTGTGTGCCTTGATATGGTGACGTCGCTTAAGAACTCGAAAGCGCCGCTGTACTTGTTGAACTTTGCTTGGGTGAACCTGGTGCACATCTTTGGCGATCTGCATCAGCCCCTGCACACGATATCTAGGTACTCTGCCACATACCCGCACGGGGATCAAGGAGGCAACGCGGTTACGGTTCGTGTAGGCAGAAAAACGTTGAAGCTGCATGCCCTCTGGGATAATATTTGCACTGCCACGCCTCCACGCTACCAGCGGCCCCTCTCCTACACCGACCTCTTCGCCCTCTCTGTGACAGCGGACCGGCTGCTGGAAACTTACACGTTTTCAGAGAAGTTGCAGAGACTCGTGGACGTGATGGCGATTCATGAGGAGAGCTACATGTTTGCGGTAAACAGCAGCTACCCCGGCGTCACACCAGGTGGGACTCTCAGTCGTGCCTACCTTGATCAATGCAAGCGTGTCGCTGAGGCTCGACTGACGCTTGGCGGATACCGCCTCGGCTACCTTCTGAATCAGCTGCTGTCGGGCATCAATGTGGACGAGGCCGCATTGGAGGCGCACCGCGCTGCGCGTCCGAAGTGGAGCGCGTAAACTGCGGGTGGCCAGCAGCCGCTACGGCTGGGAGGCCACTTGCACTGAGGCGGAGTGTGTGCCTGCAcctgcacgtgtgcgagcgTGAGTGAGCGCCGGGGCAAGCGGCGAAGGGCTGGCGTCGTGTCCCTTTTGCTCTGTGTGCATGGCCTCGGGCTATGGATCGGCAGCGaggggcgagagcgaggaaCTGCGTTGTCGTCGGCATGTGTCCGCTCTACTTCTGTGgcatgcgcagctgctcacctctttcctctccgtgtctgtgtggcaGCGCCTGATGactgggggtggggtggggcgcaCACCTCAGCGCGTCGTATCCTCAGGGCccagcacaccgcctccgccgggAAGCCAGGCCGCCCCTATCCATTGCCCGTGGCGAGCTGCGTCCGGCGGTGACGCGGTCACGCACCCAGGACGTGGGGAGCTgcgagcgatgcatcgccgCTGATGTCTGCGGTGGGAGACTGGACGGCGTTGCATCGTCGCGgcctgcgacagcgaacacgtctgcgccaccCACATGGTGGACGAGGTGTGTGAGCGTGGCTGGCGCGTGTCCCACCcggccgtgacgctgccTCCTGGTGCggggagcctgcgccacggcgagggcgatgcgcgagggaggggtggcggccggcggaGCGGGTGGCCGCTGTGTAGctcgaggcagcggccgtgctcgGGTGACGGTGTCAGCGCATTGCTGTGACGCGTGTGGCCCCCGCTGCCTGGCGCCACGCGACGTGGCCCGTGGCATGGGAcggggagaggcgggggtgctgcgcggaggcgaagtcgtgctgcgcggcatcGGATGAGCAATGAAAGGTGCCTAcgtgcgtcgccgctgcccccggcGTGTGTGGTGTTGCGGCCTCTGTCCCGTTTTACGTTCAGTTATTATCTTTTCCTAtttatttttatttttgTGCTTCATTACTGATATGGCCTCTTTTGTGCTCTCATGTCTTTCTTCGTCTCTTCGTTGCGGAGGAGTTGTTTTTGGCACCTCTACTGCAATTTTTTGACCTCGGTGTGCGTGGCTCTTCATTGACGTGGCTGGTTTCCCGGAGGTGTTCACTTGATTTCTGTCTGATGCCCGTTCTAGCCCCACTACTGCTTTCTCATCAGTTTATAAAAAAATGCACCCGCAAATCGGCTGTCCTCACGGCTGCTTCCGTGAAGTGCTCGAGTTGACGGTGTTCGGTGGTGTGATGTGCCAGGCCTTGGCGGAAAGGCTGGTTGGACAATTAGAGGAACAGGCCCGACGGGACCGGTCCTGTGTGCGGACGCGCACCGACTCGCTGATGAAATCGATAGCGCGCTCGAGGTTGCGTGAGCGGAAGGGACGAAAGAAAGGACAGAAACGAACAACGTAACCGTTATGATTGTTTTATTTCTccgtgttgctgctgctgacagcGGAACAAGCGGCAAAACCACGAGAGCGACAGCGTCGTGTGATCCGAAAGGATCACAGCGAACAAGcaaagagaaagaaaaacgagAAAGCTGATCGAAGGCGTCCACGGGGTTGTACGCTCCTCGCCGAGGATTCGATAAGGGCACGTCGCGGCATAGAGTAAAGATGGCGACCATCTGGACTGGTGGAGGTGGTCAAGGAAAGAGCGGGGGTCCACTGGAAGCGTCGAATGTGTCGACGGTTGCGTGTGTTAATCTTCTCTTCTCACCCTGGGTTGCATAAAAAGCTCTAGAGTGTTGGCGGCCgagcacccccccccctgtccCCCATCTTTTTTGGTTCCTGCACGCTCACCGTACGCCTCTCCCCCGATGATTCTCGTTCTATTCCGCTGCACGACAGTGATGGACAGTACACGGTAAATGAATGGAAGAAACGCTGTCGAATTTGCTGCATCACTCGAGGCGCT harbors:
- a CDS encoding putative kinesin → MSEQRITVAVRIRPPIGCERYEPVCARKADDDQTITISAEETSASVDGVSVFQFDYVFDETDDQVAVYEESVQEMVDHALSGFNATVFTYGQTGSGKTYTILGSKSADGKVTEGSGAFMRVFDDLFTYRESVKDRVHMVITLSALELYVEDVMDLLMDKKKLKLRETPEETITVGIHTVEVHTMADVERNFDVANSFRSVTATKMNDTSSRSHALFFIDIFQIPVEKLLQPPKLSQLIDETGMSLSKGVPGVIKSRIALVDLAGSERVKRSGATGQAMVEAQAINKSLSTLGTVINAMYLQNPHIPFRESKLTKLLKPCFVDTTSRLLLIGQVAPPSNSASESLGTLRFCDRVKGLKAGQVMGFTDPAAEEAFLQSRRVNEELLAEMHILQAQYYYEAVNVRRLAAAKNVPVEQERQRIVAELQAGAADVVARKEREMLEKAERKAIAQRDAEVESFVLHMNSLIEEYEQVAHAVKREKKAQKKLREEQEAEHEVRLHEAKKAKKHRLKMQEAVAEARQNLEALDRELEALDGQIEVVGKERAAGVIDSVDDDAASPNKAMDSEAEETTHGLVESFYSHATEQSRLYSMFVSRLASTRRERSRVRRMKLMSSTLVTDGTLLYDLISFLIDRAVDVSEGDLPLGAKWGWHDVDGLSQRLLCADEMYPPLLPSAWEQLHEEAKPCLEQPHSITFLSSDESDGEHSHHAAESRRIRQIRDAAAAAKAESLCALHAYDEGDRKRETSSGGGSDGDGRDGKKISQKSAGTPTPHAHQSDWMNGQLLGQTPPQDAALGVANTVEDALPVATKARTHRKKKDEAAAASVVSPSNGSGDASTRGAAAASAAHSPEERPGRHGKSKGVPAAMAAGSEDRSSDESGDESSGTESSSSPSESDTGEESPEEAAAAKGAANKDQKNEAHDAARKGRGVEEDALPVDAPNPSYQEKDSRALMKVYDSPTLVQDLIRFLRSGSRMLKHCRRGKPHARVFWVSTQRGKKELFWKEPDSRNADCSCIQLCDVSFIQLGCFGKVFSRHRIPPTDPAFFRAFTIGLKHGGRTVDIVAETLPDYEAWVVGLSHLVGVDPVWGGKIDLTMEVGTDRLTYFESSVCEANYIHPLEYLELKKRVQHVATRTMQVLEEFGKDTARAQAILGGIHPPAVNNNCAVYMTKGELRFLLPDTFDIIRVSRLWMLFQQMNLIYDDNFTPATAFGITVRES
- a CDS encoding p1/s1 nuclease yields the protein MPAPVSLRLPLTALCLLVLSSALCVTEVLGWGCVGHMLFAEIARRQLDDKNKEKIQVMAAVFSDNGPFPTSPDMVQAACWADDVKLWRQYAMRTWHYYDKVYNPENINITDPVDTVNALTASRSMVTSLKNPKAPLYLLNFAWVNLVHIFGDLHQPLHTISRYSATYPHGDQGGNAVTVRAGRRKVKLHALWDNICTATPPRYQRPLSYTDLFALSATADRLLETYTFSEKLRTLVSVKAIHEESYMFAVNSSYPGVTPGATLSDAYLDQCKRVAEARLTLGGYRLGYLLNQLLSGINVDEAALEAHRAARPKWSA
- a CDS encoding p1/s1 nuclease; protein product: MPAPVSLRLPLTALCLLVLSSALCVTEVLGWGCVGHMLLAEIARRQLDIANEEKIQKMAAVFSDNGPFPMSPSMVQAACWADDVKFWRQYAMSTWHFYAVPYNPENMNITDPVNKVNAVTVCLDMVTSLKNSKAPLYLLNFAWVNLVHIFGDLHQPLHTISRYSATYPHGDQGGNAVTVRVGRKTLKLHALWDNICTATPPRYQRPLSYTDLFALSVTADRLLETYTFSEKLQRLVDVMAIHEESYMFAVNSSYPGVTPGGTLSRAYLDQCKRVAEARLTLGGYRLGYLLNQLLSGINVDEAALEAHRAARPKWSA